One window from the genome of Leptospira broomii serovar Hurstbridge str. 5399 encodes:
- a CDS encoding ATP-binding protein gives MQLKELLPLLENAFFPAQEGILVLEPKSYSILSANPKAQAILGYSRQELGELSLSKLLSRPERIGEHVIGAEELGISLLWNLKRKDGKLILAEFTINTLLPDPESPLIFHIYQRSEVRETELRLYYLQSILRSLRLLKLNLRSLRLSSETTLFQKVCDTLKENPHYSLVWGFYRKEDGTDQILVQSDSEEDWKETFESAWLKKRYPSPLLSLVEGKEPFIIHEFGGSTYREWEIALGTSEFRRSLSLIIRDDGKIVGGIEILSKENMAFDSGENYLYFEIIEDLLSSLQYLRIERQRRDTAKLLQFQGALLNSLEVPLLSTDEEGFITYANTNISNLLSVPKEELLGLQVRDLLRLDAESTDRVLLGSKAEIQVGTPLGNEVPFLLASSSLKDDYGNRIGTILLLLDITEQKKNEELIRASELKLRNLFASMNNGIVILNPKGIVMEVAPILKFFLFQFLNVAPGDKFPELFAEEIKNEIYEKLEECVRIQRPVYFDFSMALLGEDENFFSIKFIPLKKYQELPIAAMLIFSDVTQTKLLDRQLYETAKFASIGEIAAGIAHEVNNPLQSSLLYLEDLVEHEDPDPNERKKVYKRIEGAALRIRDLIKGLLDLGRRSPRKKELVSPYFILLRACELIEVSCKKGGIELKRVTSPELPQIYVAWQEIEQVLINCLVNAVNAISEMEHKPEFPSIQVSVRKELYLNGETVSFTIQDNGPGMNPEVAEKAFLPLYTTRRTKQGTGLGLTISQRIVADHEGSIQLESNPGQGTKVTIRIPVGKV, from the coding sequence ATGCAATTAAAGGAACTTCTTCCCCTTCTGGAAAACGCATTCTTTCCCGCGCAAGAAGGCATCCTAGTCCTGGAACCAAAGTCCTACAGTATACTTAGCGCCAATCCAAAGGCTCAAGCAATTCTCGGCTACTCTCGCCAGGAACTCGGAGAGCTTTCTTTGAGCAAACTCCTGTCTCGTCCGGAAAGAATCGGCGAACATGTGATCGGAGCGGAGGAGTTAGGGATCTCCTTACTTTGGAACCTAAAACGAAAAGACGGTAAATTAATTTTAGCCGAGTTTACGATCAACACTTTGCTTCCCGATCCGGAGTCCCCGCTAATCTTTCATATATATCAAAGATCCGAGGTACGCGAAACCGAGTTAAGACTCTATTACCTGCAAAGCATTCTTCGAAGTCTTCGTTTATTAAAACTCAATCTTCGTTCCTTAAGATTAAGTTCCGAAACGACCCTTTTTCAAAAAGTTTGCGATACGTTGAAGGAAAACCCTCATTATAGTTTAGTCTGGGGATTTTATCGCAAGGAAGACGGCACGGATCAGATTTTAGTGCAATCGGATTCGGAAGAAGATTGGAAGGAAACTTTCGAATCCGCCTGGCTTAAAAAAAGATACCCTTCCCCTTTGCTAAGTTTAGTGGAAGGAAAGGAGCCGTTTATCATTCATGAATTCGGAGGCTCTACGTACCGCGAGTGGGAAATCGCGTTGGGAACTTCCGAATTTCGGAGGTCTCTGAGCCTAATCATTCGCGACGACGGGAAAATCGTCGGAGGAATAGAAATATTATCGAAAGAAAATATGGCCTTCGATTCGGGGGAGAACTATCTCTACTTCGAAATCATAGAAGATTTATTATCCTCTCTTCAATATTTACGAATAGAGCGCCAACGACGAGATACCGCTAAGCTACTCCAATTTCAAGGCGCCCTCTTAAACTCGCTGGAGGTCCCGCTTTTATCCACCGATGAGGAAGGATTCATAACTTATGCCAATACGAATATATCGAACTTATTAAGCGTGCCTAAGGAGGAGCTTCTAGGCCTGCAGGTTCGAGACCTGTTGCGGCTGGATGCCGAATCGACCGACAGAGTGCTCTTAGGATCCAAAGCGGAAATTCAAGTAGGGACTCCCCTTGGAAACGAGGTCCCGTTTTTACTGGCCTCTTCTTCACTGAAAGACGATTACGGCAATCGAATCGGCACTATTTTACTTTTACTTGATATCACTGAACAAAAAAAGAACGAAGAATTAATTCGAGCTTCCGAATTGAAATTGAGAAACCTTTTCGCTTCGATGAACAATGGGATCGTAATATTGAACCCGAAGGGAATCGTGATGGAAGTGGCCCCTATCCTAAAATTCTTTCTCTTTCAATTTCTCAACGTTGCTCCGGGCGATAAATTCCCTGAACTTTTCGCGGAAGAGATAAAAAACGAAATATACGAAAAATTAGAAGAGTGTGTAAGGATTCAAAGACCTGTGTACTTCGATTTTTCAATGGCCTTATTGGGAGAAGATGAAAATTTCTTTTCCATTAAGTTCATTCCGTTAAAGAAATACCAAGAGCTTCCGATTGCGGCAATGTTGATATTTTCGGATGTGACTCAAACCAAACTTCTTGATCGTCAGCTTTATGAAACGGCAAAGTTCGCATCGATCGGAGAAATCGCGGCCGGAATCGCTCACGAAGTAAATAATCCTCTTCAGTCGAGCCTTCTATACTTAGAGGATCTAGTGGAGCACGAAGATCCCGATCCGAACGAACGGAAAAAGGTGTACAAGAGAATCGAGGGAGCTGCACTTCGCATAAGAGATCTTATTAAAGGACTACTGGACTTAGGAAGAAGATCTCCTCGAAAGAAAGAATTGGTCTCGCCGTATTTCATTCTACTTAGAGCCTGCGAATTGATCGAAGTAAGTTGCAAAAAAGGCGGAATCGAACTAAAGCGAGTGACGAGCCCCGAACTTCCTCAAATATACGTCGCGTGGCAGGAAATCGAACAAGTGCTTATTAACTGCCTAGTGAATGCTGTTAACGCGATCTCCGAGATGGAACATAAGCCGGAATTCCCCAGCATACAAGTTTCCGTACGGAAAGAATTGTATTTGAACGGTGAAACGGTCAGTTTTACCATTCAAGATAACGGCCCGGGTATGAATCCGGAGGTTGCTGAAAAAGCTTTTCTCCCCCTGTATACGACTCGTAGAACCAAGCAAGGAACAGGATTAGGACTTACAATTTCGCAGAGAATCGTGGCCGATCACGAAGGTTCCATTCAATTGGAATCGAATCCTGGTCAAGGTACGAAGGTTACGATTAGGATTCCAGTAGGAAAGGTATGA
- a CDS encoding hybrid sensor histidine kinase/response regulator: MAQNYPNVLVIDDESEIRTALERVISREGYNVFIAEDFESAMKIVRDKPVDIVISDILMEGKDGIEVAKEIKKYNSNIPVILITGNPQLHTAEEALRNRAFDYISKPVSRQQLLIVLENARREKEEKDKKSRRILKTVREKTHLAQQYKDLNYRNSLILETTGDCVITLDESLIIRAVNEATLSHFQYKENELVGSNVSLLIAEKNRRAYLDRVEKLTNRKSDHKIARLHNAELVNRKGEPRTFDISVCRYVMNGKTYYTGIARDVTQKIVISEKLIDAERRAFLTTIAASIGHEINNALTAVQGFIEVARLPDSDETLKDKAIQVTWNQITKLKNLTFNLLQLGKPGEVGKDKEVLDLNEVVESVIEVFKKASRLKNCEILLEKAKENVQVFSNSDQLSLLVSNIVLNSADATANKGKIQIGIYERNRHPVIKIRDNGVGMSNEVLKKIFQPYFTTKKSGQGTGLGMFVAKEIADLFGIRIEIDSEPDKGTEFRLVFPDKMSN; the protein is encoded by the coding sequence ATGGCCCAAAATTACCCGAATGTTCTCGTAATCGACGATGAATCAGAAATACGAACCGCTTTAGAGCGGGTAATTTCAAGGGAAGGTTACAACGTTTTTATTGCGGAAGACTTTGAATCCGCGATGAAGATCGTTCGAGATAAACCGGTCGATATAGTTATTTCCGACATACTGATGGAAGGAAAAGATGGAATCGAAGTCGCAAAAGAAATCAAAAAATATAATTCGAATATCCCCGTAATTTTGATAACCGGGAATCCGCAGCTTCATACCGCAGAAGAAGCATTGCGTAATCGAGCCTTTGATTACATTTCTAAACCGGTAAGTCGACAACAACTTTTAATCGTCCTCGAAAATGCTCGACGAGAAAAAGAGGAAAAAGACAAAAAATCCAGAAGAATACTGAAAACCGTTCGAGAGAAAACCCATCTCGCACAGCAATACAAAGATTTAAATTATCGTAATAGTCTTATATTAGAGACGACCGGAGATTGCGTAATAACTTTGGACGAATCGCTAATAATTCGAGCGGTAAACGAAGCGACTCTTAGCCATTTCCAATACAAAGAAAACGAGCTCGTCGGCTCGAACGTTAGTCTTTTAATCGCGGAAAAAAATCGGCGAGCTTATCTGGACCGCGTCGAAAAATTGACGAATCGAAAATCGGATCACAAAATCGCACGGTTGCATAATGCTGAGCTAGTGAATCGAAAAGGAGAGCCAAGAACCTTCGATATATCGGTCTGTCGATACGTAATGAACGGTAAAACCTATTATACGGGAATTGCCAGGGACGTGACGCAGAAGATTGTTATTTCGGAGAAATTGATCGATGCGGAACGGCGGGCTTTTTTAACCACCATTGCGGCAAGTATAGGACATGAAATCAACAATGCATTAACGGCAGTTCAAGGCTTTATCGAAGTAGCTAGATTACCCGATTCCGACGAGACCCTCAAAGATAAAGCCATTCAAGTAACTTGGAACCAAATCACCAAACTAAAGAATTTAACCTTTAATCTGCTGCAGCTCGGAAAACCTGGAGAAGTCGGAAAAGATAAAGAAGTCCTGGATTTAAACGAAGTGGTGGAATCGGTCATAGAAGTTTTCAAAAAAGCATCACGATTAAAAAACTGTGAGATATTACTAGAAAAAGCGAAAGAGAACGTCCAGGTTTTTTCCAATTCCGATCAATTGAGCCTACTTGTCTCCAATATCGTATTGAATTCTGCCGATGCAACCGCCAACAAGGGAAAAATTCAAATCGGCATTTACGAAAGAAATCGGCACCCTGTGATTAAAATACGAGACAACGGCGTAGGTATGAGCAACGAAGTATTAAAAAAGATATTTCAACCCTATTTCACCACGAAAAAATCGGGTCAGGGCACGGGGTTAGGGATGTTCGTTGCGAAAGAAATTGCCGATTTGTTCGGAATTAGAATCGAAATCGATTCGGAACCGGATAAAGGGACCGAATTCCGCTTGGTCTTTCCGGATAAAATGTCGAACTAG
- a CDS encoding phosphotransferase, which translates to MSQLIGEAELRFLAKDGKFPSKVESLTPEASTRRYYRIFYPNETLVLCKDAQFQHDFIDVGNFLRSHGFRVPDVYKTDIIHHLTLLSDEGDKDLSFIKDDGEYRDYLVKSIELLVKLQKLETEAPVSGREFDYEKLNYENQFTVSAFGRFSKLFGIKSELRPEVNIFIEEASSFLSDYKIKVFCHRDFHARNLMLNSEQQITMIDFQDARMGTPFYDLSSLLYDAYRPIPFAMRKGLFLLFLKLSETNYPKPKECFYLQSLQRSYKALGSYFMLVADKGQDKYRSSIIACLDNLLEIVQVGLFPDQLFVFFHFLRKELLANRSFLEKIDC; encoded by the coding sequence ATGAGTCAATTAATTGGAGAAGCCGAACTCCGATTCCTTGCCAAAGACGGCAAATTTCCGAGTAAGGTCGAATCTTTAACTCCTGAAGCTTCGACCCGCAGATACTACAGAATTTTTTATCCGAATGAGACTTTGGTCCTTTGTAAGGATGCGCAGTTCCAGCATGATTTTATCGATGTCGGAAATTTTCTTCGCTCCCATGGATTCCGCGTGCCGGATGTATACAAGACCGATATAATTCATCATTTAACTCTGCTCTCCGACGAAGGCGATAAGGATTTAAGTTTTATTAAAGACGACGGAGAATATCGTGATTATCTCGTGAAATCTATCGAGCTTCTTGTGAAACTCCAGAAACTCGAAACGGAAGCTCCTGTATCGGGACGGGAATTCGATTACGAAAAATTGAATTACGAGAACCAATTTACCGTTTCGGCCTTCGGTAGATTCTCGAAATTGTTCGGAATCAAATCGGAGCTACGTCCGGAAGTAAATATATTCATCGAGGAAGCGTCTTCTTTCCTATCCGATTACAAAATAAAGGTATTCTGCCATCGTGATTTCCATGCTCGAAATCTAATGCTTAATTCCGAACAGCAAATTACTATGATCGATTTTCAAGATGCGAGAATGGGAACCCCTTTCTATGACTTATCCAGTCTGCTCTACGACGCATATCGACCGATCCCTTTTGCGATGAGAAAGGGATTATTTTTACTTTTCTTGAAACTTTCAGAAACTAATTATCCTAAGCCTAAGGAATGCTTTTATCTACAAAGCCTCCAAAGGTCCTATAAAGCGTTAGGCTCTTACTTCATGCTCGTCGCCGATAAAGGGCAGGATAAGTACCGCTCAAGCATCATTGCTTGCTTGGATAATTTATTAGAAATAGTGCAAGTAGGGTTATTTCCCGATCAACTCTTCGTATTCTTTCACTTCCTCCGAAAAGAACTATTAGCCAACCGCTCCTTCTTGGAAAAAATCGATTGCTGA
- a CDS encoding sugar phosphate nucleotidyltransferase → MNDKAFFPCAGFGARMQEWTKELPKPLLPVSDIPLIYYSFYWAKRWGVKEAIVNSHYQAQKLESELCSFNQFKLKISNEYPIILGTGGGIRTAIGRFWDIDDEFLVMNPDFILFPEPDFSPWPTDEERNRFDCILYLSKKPPNASYTGLSLNGKKVSFKNGDFFYLGLSWMRGTCLSELRQNVPYDLANTFRELAEKNRLGGKIFPGEFLDLGEKDLYEMYRKTDFEIRLGNDWKKFIQNLRSET, encoded by the coding sequence ATGAACGATAAGGCTTTTTTTCCTTGCGCAGGTTTTGGAGCGAGAATGCAAGAATGGACTAAGGAACTTCCGAAACCGCTTCTCCCCGTCTCGGATATTCCTCTCATCTACTATTCATTTTATTGGGCGAAAAGATGGGGAGTTAAAGAGGCAATCGTCAATTCGCACTATCAGGCCCAGAAATTGGAATCCGAATTATGTTCATTCAATCAATTTAAATTAAAAATTTCTAATGAATATCCTATAATCCTAGGCACCGGGGGAGGAATCCGAACAGCCATTGGCCGATTTTGGGACATTGATGATGAGTTTCTCGTAATGAACCCGGATTTTATCTTATTTCCTGAACCGGATTTTTCCCCTTGGCCAACCGACGAGGAACGAAATCGATTCGATTGTATCCTGTACTTATCAAAAAAACCTCCGAACGCAAGTTACACCGGGCTCTCTTTAAACGGTAAAAAAGTCTCCTTTAAGAACGGAGACTTTTTTTATTTGGGACTTTCTTGGATGAGAGGAACCTGCTTATCCGAGCTTAGGCAGAATGTACCCTATGATCTCGCCAATACGTTCAGAGAGTTAGCCGAAAAAAATCGTCTCGGTGGAAAGATTTTCCCTGGAGAATTTCTAGATTTGGGAGAAAAGGATCTTTACGAAATGTACCGTAAAACCGATTTCGAAATTCGCTTAGGAAACGACTGGAAGAAGTTTATACAAAACCTAAGGAGCGAAACTTAA
- a CDS encoding RNA polymerase sigma factor yields the protein MRDFTVLVTEAARGEETAFTELVSRFEKYVQIEAEKRIRDESKAEDLTQEVFLETWKVLPNLRTPEAFPFLLRRLVLKHSDRILRRKDLVSAEFKPETTMAKARSDGDEEAWRKEVLQALEELPNEERELLNLRYFGELSYEEIAERTGITGSNLKNRLRRSRELLRRNLLTKSDRRDWLDVLHGPMAIAS from the coding sequence ATGCGCGATTTTACAGTACTAGTAACCGAAGCTGCCAGAGGGGAAGAAACCGCCTTTACCGAATTGGTTTCCCGATTCGAAAAATACGTCCAGATCGAAGCTGAGAAACGAATTCGGGACGAATCCAAAGCAGAGGATCTCACACAAGAAGTTTTCTTGGAAACCTGGAAGGTTTTACCGAACCTTCGTACACCCGAAGCTTTTCCTTTTTTATTGCGCAGGCTAGTTTTGAAACATTCCGACCGTATTCTTCGGCGAAAAGATCTCGTTTCGGCCGAGTTCAAACCTGAAACCACGATGGCGAAAGCCCGATCGGACGGAGACGAAGAAGCTTGGAGAAAGGAAGTATTGCAGGCTTTGGAAGAACTTCCTAATGAAGAGAGGGAATTACTCAATTTACGATATTTCGGCGAATTAAGTTATGAAGAAATCGCTGAGAGAACCGGAATCACCGGCAGTAATCTTAAAAATCGCTTAAGAAGAAGTCGCGAATTGCTTAGGCGAAATCTATTAACAAAATCTGATAGAAGAGATTGGCTGGACGTCCTTCACGGACCGATGGCGATCGCTTCCTAA
- a CDS encoding ClpP family protease: MESPVLPDLILPGVRLDENNLKERKIFLWGQVDDASAKHVIDRLLYLSSENSTKDITLIINSPGGANTSGMAILDTMNLISNDIRTVCMGLAASFGALLLLSGTKGKRYAYPHSRIMLHQPHVPGRFEAQATDIGIFASMVEKEKKEINRIIAEGTGQPLEIIERDTDRDFWLSAEEAVTYGAIDSILQTWNSSEASM, translated from the coding sequence ATGGAATCACCTGTATTACCCGATTTAATACTCCCGGGAGTCCGTCTGGATGAAAATAACTTAAAGGAAAGGAAGATTTTTCTTTGGGGACAAGTTGATGATGCTTCCGCGAAGCACGTCATCGATCGACTTCTATATCTATCTTCGGAAAATTCTACAAAAGATATCACGTTAATCATAAATAGTCCCGGCGGAGCTAATACTTCCGGAATGGCGATTTTAGATACAATGAATTTAATCTCAAACGATATCCGAACCGTTTGTATGGGTCTTGCGGCGAGTTTTGGCGCGTTATTACTCCTTTCGGGAACCAAAGGCAAACGGTATGCTTATCCGCATAGCAGGATCATGCTACATCAACCCCACGTTCCCGGACGATTCGAAGCGCAGGCTACCGATATAGGTATTTTTGCGTCGATGGTGGAAAAAGAAAAAAAGGAAATCAATCGGATCATTGCGGAAGGAACGGGGCAACCTCTAGAAATCATCGAAAGAGATACCGATCGAGATTTTTGGCTATCGGCGGAGGAAGCGGTAACCTACGGAGCTATCGACTCCATCCTTCAAACATGGAATTCATCGGAAGCGTCCATGTAG
- a CDS encoding glucose-6-phosphate isomerase, whose translation MTFALELKDRFASEFLEANQREALLRESGAALENLISGKGKGREFLGWVNLPQTIRSESIEKISSEAERIRKQSDTIVLVGIGGSYLGARAVIDASKPYFSKSKLGSPEIVYAGHNLDSRYHAELLKYLETREFSINVISKSGTTTEPALAFRLLWDLTKKKYGDKAKQRIIATTDSSKGALRKMSDALGFTTFVIPDDVGGRYSVLTPVGLFPIAAAGIDIRAFVNGFQEASNQLLTHTNPEENLSCRYATLRNCLYRSGRIIEVLSSFTPSLRTFTEWWKQLYGESEGKEGKGIFPAGVNLTTDLHSMGQYLQEGERRLFETFLHPLTVKEGVTIPTDKDDLDGLNFLAKKSMSEVNRQAILGTLSAHSEGNVPCIELCFPDTSPENLGSLMYFFELACGISGTLLNVNPFDQPGVEAYKRNMFALLGKSGFENLRESLKSKGI comes from the coding sequence ATGACCTTTGCACTCGAATTAAAAGATCGGTTTGCCTCCGAATTTCTAGAGGCAAACCAAAGAGAAGCGCTGTTGCGAGAGTCGGGAGCCGCTCTAGAAAATTTAATTTCCGGAAAGGGAAAGGGGCGAGAATTCTTAGGTTGGGTCAATCTGCCTCAAACGATTCGATCCGAGTCGATCGAGAAAATTTCTTCCGAAGCCGAACGAATTCGAAAACAATCGGATACGATCGTCTTAGTGGGAATAGGTGGATCTTATCTTGGAGCGAGAGCCGTTATCGACGCATCCAAACCGTATTTTTCGAAATCGAAACTAGGTTCTCCTGAAATTGTTTATGCCGGTCATAATCTAGATAGTCGATATCATGCCGAACTCTTAAAGTATCTTGAAACGAGAGAGTTTTCGATCAACGTGATTTCTAAATCCGGAACCACTACGGAACCCGCTCTTGCTTTTCGACTCTTGTGGGACTTGACTAAAAAAAAATACGGGGATAAGGCAAAACAACGAATTATTGCTACGACAGATTCTTCAAAAGGCGCCTTACGAAAAATGTCGGATGCTTTGGGGTTTACTACCTTTGTCATTCCCGACGACGTGGGTGGAAGATATTCGGTTTTGACTCCTGTAGGATTGTTTCCGATTGCAGCCGCAGGAATAGATATTCGCGCTTTCGTAAATGGATTTCAGGAAGCTTCGAATCAATTACTTACACATACCAATCCCGAAGAAAATCTTTCATGTAGATATGCAACGCTAAGAAATTGTCTCTATCGCTCCGGTAGAATCATCGAGGTTCTGTCCAGTTTTACTCCGTCGCTAAGAACGTTCACCGAGTGGTGGAAACAATTATACGGAGAGAGCGAAGGAAAGGAAGGGAAAGGAATTTTTCCAGCCGGAGTAAATCTTACCACCGACTTACATTCGATGGGTCAGTATTTGCAGGAAGGAGAACGTCGACTTTTTGAAACTTTCTTACATCCTCTAACCGTTAAAGAAGGCGTAACCATACCGACGGACAAGGACGACTTGGATGGTCTTAATTTTCTTGCGAAGAAGTCGATGTCAGAAGTCAATCGCCAAGCGATACTCGGAACCTTGAGTGCACACTCCGAGGGAAATGTTCCTTGCATCGAGCTATGCTTTCCGGATACAAGCCCGGAGAATCTAGGAAGTTTAATGTATTTCTTCGAATTAGCCTGCGGTATTTCCGGAACTTTGTTGAATGTCAATCCTTTCGATCAACCCGGGGTGGAAGCTTATAAACGAAATATGTTTGCTCTTTTAGGTAAATCAGGCTTCGAAAACCTTCGGGAATCTTTAAAGAGCAAAGGCATTTAA
- the galK gene encoding galactokinase, translating into MPNYSFEALTSVLNSFTPISIESEFRFFSAPARINIIGEHVDYAGGIVLPAAIDFRVYAAVRKNGTDEYRLHSLDFKASKVAKEIKYDEDRTWANYVLGVVSEAKKRGLSVPGFDLSFGGNIPQGAGLSSSAAVEVVTCYALSELFGWGLSLKEIALLSQAAENKFVGVNCGIMDQLIISVAKKESCISLNTKTLDYEFHPLELRNCEFYLIDSKKKHSLKESGYNERRTEVESATEKIRQLHPELSNLYDAEEKWVESAGLSISEKKRALHVIGEKERTNNVIRNLISGDIRKIGSELFACNDSLSRLFQVTSPETDFIVNWLKSQKVIGARMIGGGFGGCVLVLDFSGRSDSLFSQLNPTYHLKFGHPAEIYHFQISDGVREDR; encoded by the coding sequence ATGCCTAATTATTCATTCGAAGCGTTAACCTCCGTCCTAAATTCTTTTACTCCAATTTCGATCGAGAGCGAATTTCGTTTCTTTTCAGCACCCGCAAGAATCAATATTATTGGAGAACATGTCGACTATGCCGGCGGAATCGTATTGCCGGCAGCAATAGATTTCCGCGTGTACGCTGCAGTTAGAAAAAATGGGACCGATGAATATCGCTTGCATTCTCTAGATTTTAAAGCCTCCAAAGTCGCCAAAGAAATAAAATACGACGAGGACCGCACTTGGGCGAACTACGTGTTAGGGGTCGTCTCCGAAGCTAAAAAAAGAGGGTTATCCGTGCCGGGTTTCGATCTCTCTTTCGGCGGAAATATTCCTCAGGGTGCCGGATTATCCTCCTCAGCGGCAGTAGAAGTTGTTACCTGCTATGCACTCTCCGAACTTTTCGGGTGGGGACTTTCTCTTAAAGAAATCGCTTTGTTAAGTCAAGCAGCAGAGAATAAATTTGTCGGAGTAAATTGCGGCATTATGGATCAGTTGATCATCTCGGTCGCTAAGAAAGAAAGCTGTATTTCACTTAACACGAAAACTCTAGATTATGAATTCCATCCGTTAGAATTACGGAATTGTGAATTCTATTTAATCGATTCCAAAAAAAAACATAGCTTAAAGGAAAGTGGATATAACGAACGTCGAACGGAAGTCGAATCGGCGACAGAAAAAATCAGACAACTACATCCGGAATTATCCAACCTCTATGATGCGGAAGAAAAATGGGTGGAATCTGCGGGATTGAGTATTTCGGAAAAGAAAAGAGCCCTCCATGTTATCGGAGAGAAGGAAAGAACGAATAACGTTATTCGAAATTTAATTTCCGGAGACATCCGGAAAATAGGGTCCGAACTGTTTGCTTGCAATGATTCGCTTTCCCGATTGTTTCAAGTCACTTCCCCAGAAACCGACTTCATCGTAAATTGGCTTAAATCGCAAAAAGTGATAGGCGCGAGGATGATTGGAGGCGGATTTGGAGGATGCGTGCTCGTTCTAGACTTTAGTGGAAGATCCGATTCTCTTTTTTCTCAATTAAACCCCACATATCATCTAAAATTCGGCCACCCGGCAGAAATCTATCATTTCCAAATTTCGGATGGAGTGCGTGAAGATCGTTGA
- a CDS encoding STAS domain-containing protein, which translates to MAETPLNLDSQEFDHDAPELGVFLDPSNNPSGLPKEAIVIKITGEINLYSAQIMKEKFFHLLDRGFLYLLVNMENVKYIDSSGLGVFMATHSRLVKSGKGGIAVFAPSSQVNKILELTKLKSLIRVGSTSSEAWKLLSP; encoded by the coding sequence ATGGCGGAAACTCCACTTAATTTAGATAGTCAGGAATTTGATCATGATGCCCCCGAATTGGGGGTATTTTTGGATCCGAGTAATAATCCGTCTGGACTTCCCAAGGAAGCTATCGTCATAAAGATAACCGGGGAAATAAATCTATATTCAGCTCAGATTATGAAGGAAAAATTCTTTCATCTACTCGACCGAGGGTTTCTCTATTTATTGGTAAATATGGAAAATGTAAAATACATAGACTCTTCCGGTCTAGGTGTGTTTATGGCTACTCACTCGAGACTCGTGAAATCGGGAAAGGGAGGCATCGCGGTTTTTGCTCCTTCTTCCCAAGTGAATAAAATTTTGGAACTAACAAAACTTAAAAGCCTGATTCGTGTCGGTTCAACTTCTTCCGAAGCTTGGAAGCTACTCTCTCCATAA